One genomic window of Quercus robur chromosome 6, dhQueRobu3.1, whole genome shotgun sequence includes the following:
- the LOC126690170 gene encoding uncharacterized protein LOC126690170, with amino-acid sequence MQVRLSLSKEEAEPAIERNQVALETQLWKKLWMLDIPNKVKNHVWRTCRDYLPTKQNLMQRTIITNPLCDRCKQLPETMLHAVWACPKLDEAADMEAIAANRALEFAREIGINEAILEGDSSLVHQALKRGEHSLSPFGLLVEDIKLSLASFSTLLYSHTKREGNKVAHGLARHAIHILDYVVWMEFVSPLSYAIFQADLANIVQ; translated from the exons ATGCAAGTCAGGTTATCGCTTTCTAAAGAAGAAGCAGAACCAGCTATTGAAAGGAATCAGGTGGCCCTTGAAACCCAGCTATGGAAGAAGTTATGGATGCTGGACATTCCGAACAAAGTCAAGAACCACGTATGGAGAACATGCCGTGACTACTTGCCTACAAAACAAAACCTGATGCAGCGCACTATCATCACAAACCCCCTGTGTGATCGGTGCAAACAGCTCCCTGAGACAATGCTACATGCAGTGTGGGCGTGTCCCAAACTAGATGAG GCAGCAGACATGGAGGCTATTGCTGCAAACAGAGCACTGGAGTTTGCAAGGGAAATTGGAATTAACGAGGCTATTTTGGAAGGAGACTCTAGCCTTGTCCATCAAGCTTTAAAAAGGGGTGAACATTCTTTATCTCCATTTGGGTTGTTGGTGGAGGATATTAAACTTTCTTTAGCTAGTTTTAGTACATTACTTTACTCTCATACAAAGAGAGAAGGTAACAAGGTAGCTCATGGATTAGCTAGACACGCGATTCATATTTTAGATTATGTAGTGTGGATGGAGTTTGTGTCTCCACTTTCTTATGCTATATTTCAGGCTGATTTAGCCAATATTGTTCAATAA